The Actinomycetota bacterium nucleotide sequence CGATCACGGTGCCGATCAGCCCGCCTGCGGTCATCACCTCGTCGCCCGTCTCGATGCTGGAGAGCAGCGCGGCCTGGGCGCGAGCGCGCTTCTGCTGCGGCCGGATCAGCAGGAAGTAGAACAGGCCGCCCATCAGCACGAGCGGCAGCAGGAACCCGACGATGTTGCCGCCCCCGTCCGAGGTCTCTGCGGCGATGGATGCGATCAGCTGGGTCATGATGTGGGGGCCCCTCCTCGAGCCTCGGGGAGCTTACAGGCTACCGCCGCCGCCCCCGGAAGGTCGATCGGCGCAGCTACAGGGGCAGCGCGCCCTCGGCGGCGATGCCCAGGTGCCGGTAGGCACGCTCGGTCGCCACCCGCCCACGGGGGGTCCGGTGCAGGAACCCGAGCTGGAGCAGGTAGGGCTCGTAGACGTCCTCGACGGTGTCCGACTCCTCGCCGACGGCGGCTGCCAGGGTCGACAGCCCCACGGGACCTCCCCGGAAGCGCTGCACGATCGCCTGCAGGATCGCCAGGTCCACCTTGTCCAGGCCCTCGTCGTCGACCTCGAACAGCTCCAGACCCGACCGTGCGACGTCCGCGGAGATCCGGCCGTCGCGTCGCACCTGCGCGTAGTCGCGCACCCGCCGCAGCAGCCGGTTCGCCACACGCGGGGTGCCGCGCGAACGTCCCGCGATCTCGGCTGCCCCCTCGTCGTCGAGCTCTGACTCGAGGATGCCCGCGGACCGGTGCACGATCGTGCCGAGGTCGTCGGCGGAGTAGTAGTCCAGCCGGGGTGAGAACCCGAA carries:
- the yajC gene encoding preprotein translocase subunit YajC, whose product is MTQLIASIAAETSDGGGNIVGFLLPLVLMGGLFYFLLIRPQQKRARAQAALLSSIETGDEVMTAGGLIGTVIDIDDDADIVTVEIAPGVQTRMVRRAISQKMVDEDDETYVDEDDEVVELDDADDAADERGTR